The DNA window AACTGAACTCTACCAGCTCCAGCTCCAGTTAATTTTTTAACCAAACATTCCAACTCCATAGTTTTAACCAAACATTCCAACTCCAAAATTCTATGGAGCTCCAAAATTTTGGAGCTGCAGTTTAAAAAAATTGAAGTTTTGAAGCATCTTTTTTACAACACCAGAAAACTTGAATATGAACCTAGACGTGGAGTTATAGGATAATTTACTCACCCTTGCCACCGGTCAGAAAAAACGATTGTTTCTTTACTCCCGAGACCCATCCGCCTGCCTCCCGTCGCGAGCGCCCCTTCCTCCCGAGCGCTCCCTTCGCCGCCGCggctctcctccgccgccgcgcctctcccctgcgccgccgcggctctcctccaccgccgcggctccctccgccgccccgcctctccTCCGCTGCCACGGCTCCCTCCGCCCCCAGCACCACGAAGTCGACGCGCCTctcccctgcgccgccgcggctCCCCTCCCTCCGTCGTGCTCCTTGCCGAGGCCCGCCGCTTCGCGCTCGACGACGCCCTCCTCGCCTCCCTCGCCCCGGCCTCCGCCTTCGCGCCGATCTCGCTCCGCCCCTCCGCGCTCCTCCCGCTCACCGGCCGCGTCCCGCCCTCCGCCGTGGCGGagtgcccctcgccgccgcatCCGCATCCGCACGCGGCCTCCCTCGGCGCGGATCTCCTCGCGGTCGTGGATGAGCTGTTCGCTCGAGGGTGCGCTggtcgccgccaccgccgtggCCGCGGCCGAACGCGCCGTACGGggacggcgcgcgcggtggAGGTCCACGTGACGCGGACGCCGCGGCTTGTGCCGTGCCTAGCTGCCGCCCAGGGacaccggcgaggaggaggccggCCGCGCCAAGCCGGCGGCGGGCTGGCTGCCGTGCCTGCTGCGGCCCTCGGCCGTGGCCGTGAACTCGAAGGGGTggaggagaaacagaggaggcctGGCCCACCTGTAAgagaaagaagagagaggggaggggtagAGTTTAAAAGAAGTTAGAAGTTCCAAGGGGCTTTCTGCAAATAAACTTAGAGCTAAAAAAGTATGACATGCGGGTCCCGCGAGCCAAGGGCAATGATGGCAATACACCCTCAAAATCCTCTTTTCTGGAGTTGGGGGCACTCTTCGTGCCAAATAATGGGGCACCCTTCCTGCCAAACAACCCATCGAGACACTTCCAACTTCACTCAGAGCTAATTCCATCCATCCGAAGTTTTGGAGTAGAGCTGTTCCAGGTAGAGTTGGAACTATGCCAAACAAACTCTTGATATCTTGTACTCTCACCATCACGAAATATTTGTCGTAATTAACTTTTTTCTTAAACTTTGACTAACAATATTTATTGAATTAATTAGTTAAGTAAAGTCAAATGAATACCATGAGATTTCTCATCAAAGGTATTTTAAGTGTGGCTTGTATTCGTATCCACTTGCACGAATATTTACAGAAAAGATGAATAGTCAAATAAACTAAAAAAATCAATGGTGTCAAATATTTTGAAACAGATGGAGCATATACTATAATGTTTATATAACCACATCATATTAAAGAGTTTTTCAAATGAGTCCAATTATATGAAATTTGCATGCTAAGTTTTGGTCAAAATTGATGGGTTGCATACGTGTCTTGTCAAAGGAAGGGAGTCTAAAACTCTCGTAATGAGATAGCATATGATTATGGTAATTTTGTAGGAATAAGTCAAGCAAGCTGAGCATAGCTTAGTGGTGTCTAGGGAGGCACATCACCAGTACACACAAATATATTAAAAGTTATAAATGTTTTGTGATTGGCACTTAGTCACCTTCCTACCTCAAGTCAATTTGCCAACATGTATATATTGTCCATCAGGTTGACATAAAGTGTTAAGGAAGTAAACATGAAAAAAGTGAAAAATATGTACGTATGACCATACTTTAAAAAAACATATGGGACCGTAATGTTCTATATTAGAATAATATGATTAAGTGGTTGTGCGAAATGAGATAAAAAGTATCCAGGGATAGTGAGCTCACACAAATCAAAGCTAAAGGATAAGTATTTTTTTCAACTACTCCTTTTGTTTAAAATGCAGATCGTTTTAATAAATCTAGATGtataatttttgctatgtatctgcTAAAACGATCTACATTTTGGAACAAAGGGACTAAATAAATAAACTTATAACTGCTTTCACATCTATAACCATCTGGTAATTTATTCGACACATTTTTTTAGTGAGGATAAGCTACTTGTTGCCGTCAAATATTTTGGCTGCAACGGAATCAGCACCTAAAGTGCTCTGATCCTGATGAACTAGTTAGAACTGAATGAAAGGATAGGACATCCCCTCGGCCACCTTTAAATTGTCGCCTAATGACTTTGCCCCGGTACGTGCACGGTGCGCCCCACGGCGTAACCACTTCCGTTCCCGTGCCGTGCCGGCGCGCAGTCCGTAACGCGCACGACCCCGCCACCCTTTTATTAGCCGTCAAGCGTTAGCCATCACCGAGACACCAACCCACAAAGTCCCCAGGCCCCAGCGCGACGCAAGGAGGCAAACAGAGGCGACCGGCCTCCGGAGCGAAGGGGACCCGCCCGCCGGAGCGCCCTGAGTCCAAGCCCGGTCCGACCCCGGTCCCGCCCCAAGCGGCAGGTCGCCGGCGATGCCGTTCCTCTCGACGCCGTCGTTCGACCTCTCCGCCGGCGCGGAGCCCACCCTGGGCCCGCGGCCCCCGGTGGCCCCCCCGCCTCCAcccacgccggcggccgcgggcgcgcaTCACCATCACCATCATCAGCCGCCGGtgtcggaggcggcggcgcggcggctgcgggaggcggaggagcggctGCGCGAGGCGATCGAGGAGCTCCACCGGCACCAAGGCAGCGCGGGcaagggggagggggaggagcagcGGGAAGGGGAGTGGGGGTGCGGCCACGAGGGCGAGTCGTGCGCGGCGCACGCCGCGGGGAACCTCTGCCAGAGCTTCCTGCTCTCCTACGGCGTCCGCGTCGGCATCGGAATCCTCCTCCGCGCCTTCAAGCTCGCGCGCCGCAGGTCCTACGGCTCGCTCCTTGACCTCAAGGTACCCATCGTTGCTCCAAACCGCACCATTTCCTCGCATCGCCGTACAATTACATTGAGTGGGATGAAAGGTGAATTCGGTTGCGGGAATCAGTTGGGAGCTTAGGATTGGAGTATGCAAAGTTACTTCCCTTTGTTTGGTTGGTTCACTGGAGTAGAATTGGTGATTTTGCTTAGCTGATGGAAATGTTATGGGAGGGATTGAGCAAAGGTCAGATTCATGTTTACATGCTGCTGCTACAGCTGTCGCTTTCTCAATGTATATTAGATTGAATTACCGGTTATAATGCACTGGCAAAAGTTAAAATATTTGAGCCAGCTGTTGTGGCATGTGTAGTGCATATTCTAGTAGCAAGTCTATGCCAGAGCTGAATTAGTTGCTTTGACTGATCTACCAACCGAATGTTTCCTGCTATTCATTGATTTTCTGTTTCTTGCCTTGAGGCTGCCCACGCCTCCTATCTGAGCAAATACTGTTCCACCACTACTGTCTGCCTTTCTCACCATTTCATTGTTTACAAATACTGTCCCACCAGTACTATCTGCCTTTCTCACTGTTTCATTATTTCAATAAAATATGCCCATCTAATAAATATTCTAATTTACAGCAACTGGTTTCGGAGAAAGATCTTATAGTAAGAGAGGAAGCTTGCCGGGTAGGGTTACTTTTCGGAGGATTCACTGGATCGTATCATGCACTTCGATGTTTCCTTAGGAGATTTAGGAAAAAGGAGACACCGTACAACGCGTAAGTACCTATTTGCTATGACTCCTTGCCTACATTTCAACAATCTCTCACTAATAAGTATACATCTAACCAGTGCTTAACCTTGGGTAGTCACTACTAGGTCCATATTAGGCTATTTTCCTTTGTATTTTTTTCCTCAAATCATATTCATGACTCAACTGAAGGGCGTGATGGAGCAGAATATTAGCAGGTTCGGTGGCAGGATTGGCCATACTAGCACTAGATGATTCAAGTAGGAGGCGCACTCTATCTCTATATCTTCTAGCAAGGCTCGCTCAGGTTGGGAACAAATAATCGGTTTCCTTGTCCATGTGGCAAAATTTGATAGAAGACCAATGATACAGGAAATATTGATTCATTACTGCCTAATAATTACAGTGTGCATATAATTCTTCAAAATCTAAGAACAAATTCCACTTTTGGGGAAGCCATTGGAGACATGGTGATGCATTGCTTTTTTCATTGGCATCTGCCCAGGTAACAAAATGTGGCTACCTAACACTATAGTTTGCTTTTATATGAATATAATTCTGTTATGGTGGGAAAAGACTTATGTAATCACCAGTCTTGTGTTTCCAGGTTATGTATGCTTTTGTTATGAGGCCTGAAAGCTTACCTAAGTCCTACCAAGAATTCATCCTTAAGACAGGACCAGTAGCAGAACCTGTTTACAAGGTTGTCAGAGAATGTTGTAGAGGTGGTCCTGTGGATCTTACCGCTCTCTCAACCTATTTATCAAACAAGAGGAATTCGGATTTGATAAATTTAACAACCAATCCATCCATTATTCCTTGTTCCGTGATTCATCCTGACAGAGCATCATGCTTGGCTCAAAATGTTAATGTTGTTTCATCAACATTCAAGAAAACATTCCCTCTATATTTCTCATTGACATTTGTACCCTTTGTTGTTCTACGTCTTCAAAAGGTAATTCACTAGCCAGTTTATTTGTTATTCTTTTAAGATTCAGCTATTTCACTGAAACCTGATATATTCTTGCTATAATCTGTGTACAATATTTTTCTTTCCAATATAACTTATGCCTCAAACCTACCTCAACAAGATAAAACCAAGTTATGTTGTGCCATTCTCTTTTTACTGTGCCTGCATAACATTCTTGAGTTTCGTTAAATGCAAAATCTTGCACCATTTTATTCTGCCAATGAAAAATATTTTCCCAACTGCTAACAACCCAACAAAACAAGTAACCGTTTTTTGTATATAGTCTTGCTTACTGTTGATGTGTATCCACCTTATGTAAGTGAGCTAATTCATGATTTTATTAAATAAAAACATTAGTTCCTGGAATCGCCGGCTGCAACTTGTTGGCGTGCTCTTGTGGGTGCAGTTCGCTCCACCACCTTTTTGTCTGCTTTTGTCACTTTATTTCAGGTACTTTTCCATAGCAGCAGTACATTACTTCACGCATAACTATTTCATGATTCTGATAGCATTCTTGCATGTTGGTAGGCTTCTATATGTTTGCACCGAAAAGTTGCAAACAAAGACCACAAACTTGTGTACTGGTTTGCTGGTTTGATGTCGGGTCTCTCAATTCTTTTGGAAAAGAAAGCTAGAAGGGCTGAGCTTGCCCTCTATGTGCTTCCCCGTGCTGGAGATTCTCTATGGTATATATTGATCAACCGCCACCTGCTCCCAAATATAAAAAATGCTGAGGTAATTTTACATATTGTTCCTTCCACTTCGTTGCACTCTGTTTTCTAGTTATTTAGTTCTCTTCAAAGTAATCTAAGAGGTAAAGTGAACAACATTTCCCATTTTTGAAAATAATTCGAAATTTTTGTGATATAACAAATTATGTTCTTAACCGTCACGACCGGAAAGGATCTTATAATACATAATCTTGTTTGAAGGTGTTATGGGCACTGTGCTCCTTGGCTATGTGCCAAGTTTTCATTGCTCCACCTCTTCTAGAGAGCATGCACAAACTCTAAAGCATCACAAGGCGCAGCTAGTTGTAACTTGTAATCCACCCTTCGTTTATGTTTTAAAATCCTTATGATTCAGAAAGGGTGGGAGCAAAGACTCACTTTTTAGGCTAGTAGCTTTAGATAGGTACAAAAGTATTGATTCCACTAGTTGTCCTGTAATGGTTCCTCTGTGGTATCCAGTAAGGCAATCCAGTTAAATGTTAGATGTAGTGGCACACTGGCGGGGTAGTTGCTTTACGGTTACTTATTGACCACATTGGTGGGTTTCTTAAATTTTCTCAGACTGGTGTTAACTTTTATTTTCCTTACAACAATAGAGTGTAAGGAAATGGCGCATTTAAAATGTGATAAAATCTTATACAATGATACAAATCATGTATAAAGTGGAGTAGAAATTCTGCAGTTGCTGGTGACTTGATTTTTGGAAACCAGCTGGATCTTCGTGTCTGAATTATTTTGGCATAATCCAGACTCTGAGTGAAAACTCTGAACTGATTGTTTTTTCAAAAATGGCAGAGGGAGCATGGTAGTCTTTTCTGTCCATGCTGTTGACAGAAGTTAGGGTTGGAACTTTTGATGCTGGTACCTTGAAGTATATCCTGTAGCTAGATGTGTTATCTTTGCAAACCTTTCATTTTCCTGTGTAGTTCCATGGCATGATCAACCAACCCAGCATGTTCCAACCTTTTATACTTCAAAAACAGTAACGTGGCAACCTTTGCAGGTGGCTCTCTTCTGCATATGCATGGGAGGAATAATGTACTTTCTGGAGTATGAGCCAGACACAATGGCTCCATTTCTCAGAGGCCTCATCCGGCGGTTCCTGGCAAGCAAGATCAGCAACCCGAGCCCTCCTCCCAATCGCAACACCTCGTACTCGTACCTTCAGACGCTGAATGCTCTGGAGCAATCAAGAACCCAGCCAGGGGTGGATAACGGGCCGCCGACATCAGAGAAGTACAACCTTGAATCAATCCCTGGACTTTAGAAAGCTCGTCTGTGGTACTGGTTATAGGTTCCTATAGCTTCAGAGAATCAGCAAATCTAACCAAATCAACAGTGGTCGCATGTGCCGTCATGAGGTACAGATGGGTTTAAATTTCACGATACGTGTTATGATGTTTTGAGATCAGTTGCAAAATAAATGAATAAGCAGAGCTATTTTGTGCGGGAGTGGTGTGATATAAAGCAATTGCTCGTTCTTAGATTGTAACATGGAGTGGCAAAGGTTACTTTTGGCAAGGAGTTGCCCTGTTTGGTCTTGCAACAGAGAATTTGTTAATATGCTTACATCTGGTCCTGTGTTTTGGGAAAATATTGTACATTTGTTTCTATTACTTGTGTGGAATGGCCTCCACTCATATCGTTCTTGTCCCTAAAACCCATTTCGATCTTATACCCTTCTGTCTATAAAAATATAATTTGCCAGATTCTTTAGCGGTCGAACTTTTTGACCTTCCGAATTCTTGACAACGATATAATCAGTAGCGGAGCTTCAAGTGAATAGGGGGAGCCCTatccaaaaaaagaaaagaaaaactctACATGTATGTTTCGGCTATCCTGCACCGTTCGATGGCAAGGAATTGCTTCTTTAGGATTCTTGGTGGATTTTTTTTTCCAGCCTTGGCCATTAATATTCAAAGAAGTTCATAGATGTAGTCAGGTAACATAAGATAGATGTCATTAAGTCTACCATGAAAATTATCTTTGTAATGCATAACCTTTTCACCTtaattttcattttttttaagaAGTACTAGTCAAAATGTCATCTTGATATCCTATCTACATTTTTTTATCCGAAAGAGCATCTTTGACAAAATCTTACACAACATGATCCCCAAAGGTGGTTAAACTGGTCCCTATAAATTTTAAATAACATGCTCCCCAAACCCGGCCGGTTAAGGGTACGGGCAATTTGTCTAGCCAAACTCGATACTAAGGTAGGACTAGCCGGTGAGCTAGGTGGTAATAGTTATTTCACAGAAGCCATAATTTGTAAAGAATAAGATGGATCCTGCATAGAGTAAAAAATCAAGCCATAATATCTTAAGTATAGCTATATTTGGACAAACAAGCGCTATATGCTATTTAGCTCAATTTAAACTATCAAACATGATACTAAAGATACAGGCTATTACACTTGTCATCCATGATCCATTGTAGCAGTCCTTCCCATGAGAGCAGCAAAGAGTAAGGTGCAACaactattttttttttctttcacgGCAGCCATTAGACTTTCAgtaaaaaaaataataatatttgAAAAATACTGGAGAAAGATGGAAAAATTTGATGTGAACCCAGGCCTTGTTTAGATGCACTCAAAATATTATAATTTTTACACtttctctccatcacatcaattttgggacatatgcatggagcagtaaatgtacgtaaaaaaaataactaattgcacagtttaattgtacattacgagacgaatcttttaaacctagttagtccataattagataaaatttgttaaatacaaacgaaaacgctacagttccaaatattataaagttttgcaatctaaacggaCCCAGTCTCCATTTGAAACCCCCTCCTTCCTCTTTCAAAAAGGTCCAAAACGCCGCGTGCCCGCCCATCCGGTTCTCCACCCCAAaccctcgccggcggcggccggcgaccaTGTCTCGCTGGAAGGAGGAtacctcccctctcccctcctgcCCGCGCGGCGCTCCCAACCCCTCCCCACTCCTCCCCTGCAAGCGTCCGCTGCAATCGCCATTCCcatgcccgccgccgcgccggccgctcGCCGATGTCACCGGCAACGCGCTGGAgcagcggggcggcggggagccGGGCGGGTACGGTTACTCCACTCCCCTAACGAAGGCGCCCAGGCCGTGCGAGTTCCTTCtgggcgacgacgacgacatggACGAGGCATTCTTGCGGGAGGTGGACGCCATCTGTGAGGAGCACGCGCGGTCCACGACcaggaaggagaaggagaagaaacTGGCCGAGGAGAATAACGGGACGAAAGAAGGGCCGcctgcggcggtggcggcgatgATTGACGACGCCGGACCAGAGATAGCAACGGTACGTCTTTGGTTTCATGATGCGCCTGGAAATGGGGTTAGGAATCGTGGGGGTCTATTTCATTCGCGAATGCAGAGTT is part of the Panicum hallii strain FIL2 chromosome 2, PHallii_v3.1, whole genome shotgun sequence genome and encodes:
- the LOC112882611 gene encoding uncharacterized protein LOC112882611, whose protein sequence is MPFLSTPSFDLSAGAEPTLGPRPPVAPPPPPTPAAAGAHHHHHHQPPVSEAAARRLREAEERLREAIEELHRHQGSAGKGEGEEQREGEWGCGHEGESCAAHAAGNLCQSFLLSYGVRVGIGILLRAFKLARRRSYGSLLDLKQLVSEKDLIVREEACRVGLLFGGFTGSYHALRCFLRRFRKKETPYNAILAGSVAGLAILALDDSSRRRTLSLYLLARLAQCAYNSSKSKNKFHFWGSHWRHGDALLFSLASAQVMYAFVMRPESLPKSYQEFILKTGPVAEPVYKVVRECCRGGPVDLTALSTYLSNKRNSDLINLTTNPSIIPCSVIHPDRASCLAQNVNVVSSTFKKTFPLYFSLTFVPFVVLRLQKFLESPAATCWRALVGAVRSTTFLSAFVTLFQASICLHRKVANKDHKLVYWFAGLMSGLSILLEKKARRAELALYVLPRAGDSLWYILINRHLLPNIKNAEVALFCICMGGIMYFLEYEPDTMAPFLRGLIRRFLASKISNPSPPPNRNTSYSYLQTLNALEQSRTQPGVDNGPPTSEKYNLESIPGL